One region of Scophthalmus maximus strain ysfricsl-2021 chromosome 15, ASM2237912v1, whole genome shotgun sequence genomic DNA includes:
- the lgals3a gene encoding galectin-3 isoform X2 — MADFSLTDALGDDTPSQAKKSGNTNPSAPASNHPAPANPGWPGSAPGAPTQPSAPSGYAGGGSSGPGAPGQFPFPSGPGAPGQYPGPPSAPGGFPPGHGVPGQYPPAPGAPGQFPSSPGAPGQFPGQFPGQYPPEGAPGQLPGGPVPYPTGPFASGPGAPPGPYPNVPYPGCQPGGGNGMYGPGGPGGFPPPAGPGGFPPPAGPGGFPPTAGPGSFPAFPTGGFPPIPAGSWGPHAGGGFPPAPGPYGPGPGPMGPYGGPAAPGGMLPRYNPPYN, encoded by the exons ATGGCGGATTTCTCG CTGACAGATGCTTTGGGGGACGACACCCCGAGCCAGGCGAAGAAGAGTGGCAACACGAACCCGTCGGCCCCCGCCAGCAATCATCCAGCTCCTGCGAATCCAGGATGGCCCGGCTCGGCCCCCGGAGCTCCCACCCAGCCCTCGGCTCCGAGCGGCTACGCCGGCGGTGGATCATCAGGACCGGGAGCTCCGGGGCAGTTCCCGTTCCCCTCTGGTCCCGGCGCGCCGGGGCAATACCCAGGACCTCCCTCGGCACCTGGCGGGTTCCCGCCTGGTCACGGAGTACCTGGACAATATCCACCTGCACCGGGAGCTCCGGGGCAGTTCCCCTCCAGCCCCGGAGCCCCCGGGCAGTTCCCCGGGCAGTTCCCTGGGCAGTACCCACCTGAAGGAGCTCCAGGACAGCTACCCGGAGGCCCCGTTCCTTACCCAACTGGACCGTTTGCCTCCGGCCCCGGAGCTCCTCCTGGGCCTTATCCAAATGTGCCTTACCCAGGTTGCCAGCCAGGAGGGGGCAACGGCATGTACGGACCGGGCGGTCCAGGTGGATTCCCCCCTCCAGCTGGCCCTGGTGGATTCCCCCCTCCGGCTGGCCCTGGCGGATTCCCCCCTACAGCTGGCCCTGGCTCTTTCCCTGCCTTCCCTACTGGAGGCTTTCCCCCGATACCCGCTGGGTCATGGGGACCACATGCAGGTGGAGGCTTCCCTCCTGCCCCTGGCCCCTACGGTCCCGGCCCTGGGCCCATGGGTCCGTATGGTGGACCCGCTGCACCAGGAGGCATGCTG ccAAGATATAACCCACCGTATAACTGA
- the gmfb gene encoding glia maturation factor beta gives MTSSDTSRGRSSVGSAKSVTRCEVQQKKNIESVSSIQSSSFIFRGNFNSTTMTESLVVCDVDKDLVKKLRDFRFRKETNNAAIVMKIDKDKQLVILDEEHEDISPDDLKDELPERQPRFVVYSYKYQHTDGRVSYPLCFIFSSPVGCQPEQQMMYAGSKNKLVQTVELTKVFEIRNTEDLTEEWLREKLGFFG, from the exons ATGACGTCTTctgacac cagcagggggcgctcgTCAGTAGGATCGGCCAAATCAGTCACAAGATGTgaagtacaacaaaaaaaaaacattgagagCGTCTCTTCCattcagagcagcagcttcatctTCAGGGGGAATTTCAACTCTACAACGATG ACTGAATCACTTGTGGTGTGTGATGTGGATAAGGATCTGGTGAAAAAGCTGAGGGACTTCCGCTTCCGGAAGGAGACCAATAACGCGGCCATCGTCA TGAAAATTGATAAAGACAAGCAGCTCGTTATTCTTGACGAAGAGCATGAG gACATCTCTCCCGATGATCTGAAGGACGAACTGCCTGAGAGGCAGCCAAG ATTTGTCGTCTACAGTTACAAGTACCAACACACTGACGGACGCGTGTCTTATCCTCTCTGCTTCATCTTCTCCAGTCCAGTGG GTTGCCAACCAGAGCAGCAGATGATGTACGCGGGGAGCAAAAACAAACTGGTCCAAACGGTTGAGCTGACCAAG GTGTTTGAGATCAGAAACACAGAGGACCTAACGGAGGAATGGCTCCGGGAGAAACTTGGCTTCTTCGGCTAa
- the lgals3a gene encoding galectin-3 isoform X1, protein MADFSLTDALGDDTPSQAKKSGNTNPSAPASNHPAPANPGWPGSAPGAPTQPSAPSGYAGGGSSGPGAPGQFPFPSGPGAPGQYPGPPSAPGGFPPGHGVPGQYPPAPGAPGQFPSSPGAPGQFPGQFPGQYPPEGAPGQLPGGPVPYPTGPFASGPGAPPGPYPNVPYPGCQPGGGNGMYGPGGPGGFPPPAGPGGFPPPAGPGGFPPTAGPGSFPAFPTGGFPPIPAGSWGPHAGGGFPPAPGPYGPGPGPMGPYGGPAAPGGMLMVPHDLPLHAGMMPQLLITIVGEPVPGADRFQVDFFRGQDVVFHFNPRFPEQTIVRNSNLDGCWGPEERDGGFPFVQGRRFELKILVEEDMFKVAVDGTHLLEYEHRVGGLEEVTLVRVVGDVILHSAAPSMI, encoded by the exons ATGGCGGATTTCTCG CTGACAGATGCTTTGGGGGACGACACCCCGAGCCAGGCGAAGAAGAGTGGCAACACGAACCCGTCGGCCCCCGCCAGCAATCATCCAGCTCCTGCGAATCCAGGATGGCCCGGCTCGGCCCCCGGAGCTCCCACCCAGCCCTCGGCTCCGAGCGGCTACGCCGGCGGTGGATCATCAGGACCGGGAGCTCCGGGGCAGTTCCCGTTCCCCTCTGGTCCCGGCGCGCCGGGGCAATACCCAGGACCTCCCTCGGCACCTGGCGGGTTCCCGCCTGGTCACGGAGTACCTGGACAATATCCACCTGCACCGGGAGCTCCGGGGCAGTTCCCCTCCAGCCCCGGAGCCCCCGGGCAGTTCCCCGGGCAGTTCCCTGGGCAGTACCCACCTGAAGGAGCTCCAGGACAGCTACCCGGAGGCCCCGTTCCTTACCCAACTGGACCGTTTGCCTCCGGCCCCGGAGCTCCTCCTGGGCCTTATCCAAATGTGCCTTACCCAGGTTGCCAGCCAGGAGGGGGCAACGGCATGTACGGACCGGGCGGTCCAGGTGGATTCCCCCCTCCAGCTGGCCCTGGTGGATTCCCCCCTCCGGCTGGCCCTGGCGGATTCCCCCCTACAGCTGGCCCTGGCTCTTTCCCTGCCTTCCCTACTGGAGGCTTTCCCCCGATACCCGCTGGGTCATGGGGACCACATGCAGGTGGAGGCTTCCCTCCTGCCCCTGGCCCCTACGGTCCCGGCCCTGGGCCCATGGGTCCGTATGGTGGACCCGCTGCACCAGGAGGCATGCTG ATGGTGCCTCATGATCTCCCTCTTCACGCTGGGATGATGCCACAGCTTCTGATCACGATAGTCGGGGAGCCCGTACCCGGTGCAGACAG gtTCCAGGTCGATTTCTTTAGAGGTCAAGATGTCGTCTTTCATTTCAATCCTCGATTTCCCGAGCAGACCATTGTCAGGAACTCCAACCTCGATGGATGCTGGGGCCCCGAGGAGCGGGACGGAGGCTTCCCATTTGTTCAGGGACGCCGCTTTGAG CTGAAGATCCTCGTGGAGGAGGACATGTTCAAAGTGGCGGTGGACGGCACTCACCTGCTGGAGTACGAGCACAGAGTCGGCGGCCTGGAGGAGGTGACCCTGGTGCGCGTGGTCGGGGACGTCATTCTCCACAGCGCGGCCCCGAGCATGATCTGA
- the LOC118286517 gene encoding synaptojanin-2-binding protein, with product MNGSLRFSPNVVDMKLKRGPAGLGFNIVGGVDQPYVDNDSGIFVSKIKEDGAAALDGRLEEGDKILAINGVQLEDLTHGAAVDHFRTAGEDVELLVLKKFPLHMNGPSDSQPDHQSSAFSLGMLAALAGAAVLFSFIFTRHIRKHF from the exons ATGAACGGCTCTCTGCGCTTCTCGCCCAACGTGGTGGACATGAAGCTGAAGCGGGGACCGGCAG gtctgGGCTTCAATATAGTTGGAGGCGTGGACCAGCCGTACGTTGACAATGACAGTGGAATATTTGtgtccaaaataaaagaagatgGAGCCGCGGCGTTGGACGGAAGACTGGAGGAGGGGGACAAGATCCTGGCG ATCAATGGTGTCCAGCTGGAGGACCTGACACACGGAGCTGCAGTGGATCATTTCAGGACAGCTGGGGAGGATGTGGAGCTCCTTGTTTTGAAAAAG TTTCCCCTCCACATGAACGGACCGTCAGACTCGCAGCCCGATCACCAATCCTCCGCGTTCTCTCTGGGAATGTTGGCTGCTTTGGCAGGAGCTGCcgtcctcttctccttcattttCACGCGGCACATTAGGAAACACTTTTAA
- the cnih1 gene encoding protein cornichon homolog 1: protein MAFTFAAFCYMLALLLTAALIFFAIWHIIAFDELKTDYKNPIDQCNTLNPLVLPEYLIHFFFCVMFFCAAEWLTLCLNTPLLAYHVWRYMSRPVMSSPGLYDPTTIMNADILAYCQKEGWCKLAFYLLSFFYYLYGMIYVLVSS, encoded by the exons atggcgTTCACATTCGCGGCCTTTTGTTATATGCTTGCTCTGCTGCTCACGGCGGCGCTTATCTTCTTCGCTATCTGGCAC atAATAGCATTCGACGAGCTGAAGACCGACTACAAGAATCCTATAGATCAGTGTAACACTTTAAATCCG ctggtgCTTCCAGAGTATCTCatccatttcttcttctgtgtgatGTTCTTCTGTGCGGCCGAGTGGCTCACGCTCTGTCTCAACACACCGCTGCTGGCGTATCATGTGTGGAG gtacatgagcagacCGGTGATGAGCAGCCCTGGACTCTACGACCCAACAACCATCATGAATGCCGACATTCTGGCGTACTGTCAAAAAGAGGGCTGGTGCAAACTGGCGTTCTATCTCCTTTCCTTCTTCTACTATCTCTATGG GATGATCTATGTGCTGGTGAGCTCTTAA